One window from the genome of Synechococcus sp. PROS-7-1 encodes:
- a CDS encoding DUF3386 domain-containing protein gives MTVSTPAQTSPGSDCREAFRAAYENRYTWDPGFSGYRGRCIWQQGDRSVEGRFEVGADLKAKVTGVDDAEVEKAMASQLWEVAIHRVRRSFDQVHGDNTFTAGTTSDEGLEVLIGGKGEGDRYRIKDRVVTMVHRHIHGTVVTIHTGSTTDTGSGYLSRTYTSQYADPSTGEARGGLSRFEDTFMPLESNGPWVLEQRVISTEAHGQTPASTQSFRFLDCSSL, from the coding sequence GTGACCGTCAGCACTCCCGCGCAAACATCACCAGGCAGCGACTGCCGCGAGGCTTTTAGGGCTGCTTATGAGAACCGTTACACCTGGGATCCTGGCTTCTCCGGCTATCGCGGACGTTGCATCTGGCAACAGGGCGACCGCAGCGTCGAGGGCCGCTTCGAAGTTGGTGCCGACCTGAAGGCCAAGGTGACAGGCGTTGACGATGCAGAGGTTGAGAAGGCCATGGCATCCCAGCTCTGGGAAGTGGCGATCCACCGGGTTCGGAGGTCTTTCGATCAGGTGCACGGTGACAACACGTTCACTGCGGGAACCACCAGCGATGAAGGTCTGGAAGTCCTGATCGGCGGCAAGGGTGAGGGAGACCGCTACCGCATCAAAGATCGGGTGGTCACCATGGTTCACCGTCATATTCACGGAACTGTGGTCACCATTCACACCGGCAGTACCACCGACACGGGGTCTGGATACCTCAGCCGTACTTACACAAGTCAGTATGCGGACCCATCAACCGGCGAAGCTCGCGGCGGACTCAGCCGTTTTGAAGACACATTCATGCCACTCGAATCCAACGGTCCCTGGGTTCTTGAGCAACGGGTGATCAGCACCGAAGCGCACGGCCAAACACCGGCTAGCACTCAGTCTTTCCGCTTCCTCGATTGTTCCAGCCTGTGA
- a CDS encoding sodium:alanine symporter family protein: protein MSVSIATLRSLSLEEVSSVVWGPATLVLIAGTGLYLMVGLQWMPLRRLGFALNAMVASMRTGKSSEQSGEGEVNAFQGLMTALAATIGTGNVAGVAAAIGAGGPGAVFWMWLAAVLGIATKYGECMVAVQFREVDSLRDHVGGPMYAIRNGLGPRWAWLGIVFALFGTFAGFGIGNGVQAHELASVLSSYGIPPLATGIGMALITFVVIIGGIRRIGRVAGVVVPVMAGIYVLSALVILLLHVGEIPAAFQLIVQDAFTGRAAAGGAVGVVIQKGIARGVFSNEAGLGTAPIAQASARPGDPVLQGAVAMLGTVIDTLIICTMTALVIVISGRYVDSEQGVMLTKSAFDWALPGAGHLVSFATVTFTATTILGWSFYSERCLEFLAGVRPIRWFRLVWVAVVVIGATASFDVVWLIADILNGLMAIPNLLSLLLLSPVIFKITRDYNFNRSQAKE from the coding sequence ATGTCCGTCTCCATCGCGACTCTGAGGAGTCTGAGCCTCGAAGAGGTCAGTTCGGTTGTCTGGGGACCAGCGACACTCGTACTCATTGCCGGTACAGGCCTCTACCTGATGGTGGGCCTGCAGTGGATGCCGCTGCGTCGCTTGGGTTTCGCCCTGAACGCGATGGTGGCGTCAATGCGAACTGGCAAAAGTTCCGAGCAGTCCGGTGAAGGCGAGGTGAATGCCTTCCAAGGCTTGATGACGGCCCTCGCTGCAACAATCGGCACAGGGAATGTGGCCGGAGTCGCTGCAGCGATTGGGGCTGGAGGACCAGGTGCCGTGTTCTGGATGTGGCTTGCGGCTGTTCTTGGCATCGCCACCAAATACGGCGAATGCATGGTGGCCGTTCAGTTCCGTGAGGTTGATTCTCTTCGGGACCATGTTGGCGGTCCGATGTACGCCATCCGCAATGGTCTTGGTCCCCGCTGGGCCTGGCTCGGCATCGTGTTTGCCTTGTTCGGAACCTTCGCTGGATTCGGAATCGGCAATGGTGTGCAGGCCCATGAATTAGCGAGCGTTCTGAGCAGCTATGGCATCCCCCCCCTGGCAACAGGCATCGGGATGGCTCTCATTACCTTTGTTGTGATTATTGGTGGAATCCGCCGAATCGGTCGCGTGGCAGGTGTGGTGGTTCCAGTGATGGCTGGGATTTATGTTCTCAGCGCGCTTGTGATTCTTTTACTTCACGTCGGTGAGATCCCAGCGGCATTTCAGCTGATCGTGCAGGACGCTTTTACAGGTCGGGCAGCAGCTGGAGGGGCCGTGGGTGTGGTGATCCAAAAAGGAATCGCTCGTGGAGTGTTCTCCAACGAAGCCGGCCTGGGAACGGCTCCGATCGCGCAGGCGTCAGCTCGTCCAGGAGATCCAGTCCTTCAAGGTGCCGTCGCCATGCTGGGAACGGTGATTGACACGCTGATTATCTGCACGATGACGGCCCTCGTGATCGTGATCAGTGGGCGTTACGTGGACAGCGAGCAGGGTGTGATGCTCACCAAAAGTGCTTTTGATTGGGCCTTGCCTGGTGCCGGCCATCTTGTGAGTTTTGCAACAGTCACGTTCACGGCTACCACCATCCTTGGTTGGAGTTTCTACAGCGAACGCTGCCTGGAATTTCTCGCTGGTGTTCGTCCGATTCGCTGGTTCCGTCTGGTCTGGGTGGCGGTGGTCGTCATTGGAGCCACCGCCAGCTTCGACGTGGTTTGGTTAATCGCAGACATCCTCAACGGATTGATGGCAATCCCGAATCTCTTGTCCTTGCTACTTCTCTCCCCAGTGATCTTCAAGATCACCAGGGATTACAACTTCAACCGTTCTCAGGCAAAGGAGTGA
- a CDS encoding DUF6447 family protein, protein MTTTPTDNPVLTFEGKRYDLNALPDELKELVRGMQVADAQLRMHEDTLKVLAVGRQTMAMQLNERLKNVTPLPENG, encoded by the coding sequence ATGACAACCACTCCGACCGACAATCCAGTTCTGACCTTTGAAGGCAAGCGCTATGACCTCAATGCCTTGCCTGATGAGCTCAAGGAGCTTGTACGCGGGATGCAAGTGGCCGATGCACAGCTGAGGATGCATGAAGACACCCTCAAGGTGTTAGCTGTTGGACGTCAGACCATGGCAATGCAACTGAATGAACGCTTGAAGAACGTCACTCCTTTGCCTGAGAACGGTTGA
- a CDS encoding ABC transporter ATP-binding protein yields the protein MLTPSEAGFRRLLPLLRPHSVQLLWGALSMILFVGSWPLLMDLVGRLIPALGSGDLSVVLPVIGLVLVVFLLQKLAQFAQDSLLAGPALQVSQSLRRDLFRQLQQVELGALEKLSAGDLTYRLTEDADRVSEVIYKTLHDTIPSALQLLAVLGYMLWLDWKLTLAILLLAPLIVWLISLFGGRVMAATERSQKKVSELAGLLGEAIEGLPLVRAFAAEPWLQGRFEQEIDQHRKARYNTYRLVALQHPVVGIIEVLGIAVVLVLAAYRLSNGDLDSKGLTSYVTGLVVLIDPIAHLTTNYNEFQQGQASLRRLRAIEKEPSEPADPDPALPLDRLRGDLVFENVQFGYRLDQPVLHDLNLAIEAGSVVALVGPSGAGKSTLFSLVLRFNTAQSGQVLLDGKNLAQVRARDLRQQVALVPQRSSVFSGTIAEAIRFGRAASQEQVVEAARLANAHDFIINLPEGYATHLEERGTNVSGGQLQRIAIARAVLGDPAVMLLDEATSALDAEAESAVQVGLRQAMRGRTVLVIAHRLATVQEADRIVVLENGSIIEQGTHDALMQHNGRYRELCERQMIRDLQS from the coding sequence ATGCTGACCCCTTCCGAAGCCGGATTCCGCAGACTTCTTCCCCTCCTGCGGCCGCATTCCGTCCAGCTGCTTTGGGGTGCGCTCAGCATGATCCTCTTTGTTGGCAGCTGGCCGCTGCTGATGGATCTGGTTGGACGGTTGATTCCTGCCCTTGGTTCAGGTGATCTGTCAGTCGTGCTCCCTGTGATCGGCCTCGTTCTTGTGGTGTTTCTGCTCCAGAAGCTGGCTCAGTTTGCTCAGGATTCGTTGTTGGCCGGTCCAGCACTGCAGGTGAGCCAGAGCTTGCGCAGGGATCTTTTCCGCCAACTGCAACAGGTGGAACTCGGTGCCCTGGAGAAGCTCTCAGCGGGGGACCTCACGTATCGGCTGACCGAAGACGCGGACCGTGTCAGTGAGGTGATCTACAAAACTCTCCACGACACGATCCCCAGTGCCCTTCAGCTCCTTGCTGTTCTGGGGTACATGCTCTGGCTCGACTGGAAACTCACCCTTGCGATCCTTCTGCTTGCGCCGTTGATCGTGTGGTTAATCAGTTTGTTTGGTGGAAGGGTCATGGCCGCCACTGAACGCAGTCAGAAAAAAGTCAGTGAGTTGGCAGGGCTTCTTGGCGAGGCGATTGAGGGTTTGCCTTTGGTTCGGGCTTTTGCCGCCGAACCCTGGTTGCAGGGGCGCTTCGAACAGGAGATCGATCAGCACAGGAAGGCCCGCTACAACACCTACCGGCTGGTGGCCTTGCAACATCCGGTTGTTGGCATCATCGAAGTTCTCGGCATTGCGGTGGTTCTCGTCCTCGCTGCTTACAGGCTGAGCAATGGAGATCTCGACAGCAAGGGACTCACCAGCTACGTGACCGGTCTTGTGGTGCTGATCGACCCCATTGCTCACCTCACCACGAACTACAACGAGTTTCAGCAGGGTCAGGCCTCGTTGCGCCGTCTGAGGGCGATCGAGAAGGAGCCCTCAGAGCCCGCCGACCCCGATCCGGCTCTTCCCCTGGATCGCCTTCGTGGTGATCTGGTCTTCGAGAACGTGCAGTTTGGTTATCGCCTAGATCAACCTGTTTTGCATGACCTCAACTTGGCCATTGAAGCTGGAAGCGTGGTGGCCCTGGTGGGTCCTTCGGGGGCCGGCAAGAGCACACTTTTTTCATTGGTGCTGCGTTTCAACACCGCGCAGAGTGGTCAGGTGCTGCTGGACGGCAAGAATCTGGCCCAAGTGAGGGCCCGTGATCTTCGCCAGCAGGTGGCCCTGGTTCCGCAGCGCAGCAGTGTGTTCTCAGGCACCATTGCCGAAGCGATTCGCTTCGGTCGCGCGGCCAGCCAAGAGCAAGTCGTGGAAGCGGCCCGTCTGGCCAATGCCCACGATTTCATCATCAACCTCCCGGAGGGATACGCGACCCATCTGGAAGAGAGGGGAACCAATGTGTCTGGCGGGCAGCTTCAGCGCATCGCCATCGCCCGTGCCGTTCTTGGGGACCCTGCTGTGATGCTTCTCGATGAAGCCACCAGCGCGCTGGATGCCGAAGCGGAATCTGCTGTGCAGGTAGGCCTTCGTCAGGCCATGCGCGGCCGGACAGTGCTGGTGATTGCGCATCGACTGGCAACTGTTCAGGAAGCAGACCGGATTGTTGTTCTCGAGAATGGCTCGATCATCGAACAGGGAACCCATGACGCCCTGATGCAGCACAACGGGCGTTATCGCGAACTGTGTGAACGGCAGATGATTCGTGATTTGCAGAGCTAA
- a CDS encoding RNA-binding S4 domain-containing protein, producing MKLDQFLKWQGWVSTGGEAKLRIRDGQVLVNGSVESRRGRQLTAGDHVELGGESATVPEDPQAGP from the coding sequence ATGAAGCTCGATCAGTTCCTCAAATGGCAGGGATGGGTTTCCACAGGAGGCGAGGCCAAACTGCGCATCCGCGATGGCCAGGTGCTGGTCAACGGCAGTGTGGAATCCCGCCGAGGACGGCAACTCACGGCTGGAGATCATGTTGAACTCGGTGGAGAAAGCGCCACGGTTCCCGAAGACCCTCAGGCTGGGCCGTAA
- the tpiA gene encoding triose-phosphate isomerase: MRKPVIAGNWKMHMTCAQTRDWMGTFLPLIAETPDDRHLVVAPPFTAISTLADVGTGSRVEISSQNVHWEGHGAYTGEISPAMLQEHGVRYAIVGHSEPRKYFSESDEQINHRARSAQAHDLIPIVCVGESDEQRSRGEAERVIRRQVEQGLEGLDPARLVVAYEPIWAIGTGKTCESAEANRICGLIRSWVGSPDLIIQYGGSVKPANIDELMGMSEIDGVLVGGASLDPEGFARIANYKKV; this comes from the coding sequence GTGCGCAAACCGGTGATCGCAGGCAACTGGAAGATGCACATGACCTGTGCCCAGACCCGGGACTGGATGGGTACGTTCCTACCCCTGATCGCTGAGACCCCGGATGACCGTCATTTGGTGGTAGCTCCGCCCTTCACCGCGATCAGCACGCTGGCGGATGTGGGGACTGGGAGTCGGGTCGAAATCTCCAGCCAAAATGTGCATTGGGAAGGTCACGGGGCTTACACGGGCGAGATCTCACCAGCGATGCTTCAGGAGCATGGCGTGCGTTACGCCATCGTTGGCCACAGCGAGCCCCGGAAATACTTCAGCGAGAGTGATGAACAGATCAACCACAGAGCCCGTTCAGCGCAAGCTCACGACCTGATCCCCATCGTCTGCGTGGGCGAGAGCGACGAGCAGCGCAGCCGAGGTGAGGCTGAACGGGTAATCCGTCGACAGGTGGAACAGGGCCTTGAAGGTCTCGATCCGGCTCGGTTGGTCGTGGCCTACGAACCAATCTGGGCCATCGGCACAGGAAAAACCTGTGAGTCCGCCGAGGCGAATCGAATCTGTGGACTGATCCGAAGCTGGGTCGGTTCACCTGATCTGATCATTCAGTACGGAGGGTCGGTGAAGCCAGCAAACATCGATGAGCTCATGGGCATGAGCGAAATTGATGGTGTGTTAGTCGGAGGTGCATCGCTCGATCCCGAGGGCTTCGCAAGAATCGCGAACTACAAGAAAGTCTGA
- the folP gene encoding dihydropteroate synthase has protein sequence MRHPTCWGHRPAVMGVINLTPDSFSDGGRFNGEDLATREADRQIRDGADVLDLGAQSTRPGAEEVGAEEELRRLIPCLKAIRLAHPNIIISVDTFLAAVASAALDAGADWINDVSGGRRDSAMLPLIAEAGCPYVLMHSRGNSATMDSCTNYGKEGVVNAVQRELRETTKLACQQGVKHAQLIWDPGLGFAKDNEQNLELIRRLEELQYDGIPLLLGPSRKRFIGAVLNQPKPKARIWGTAAVCARAQAAGVHVLRVHDVGPIHQMLTMGEAVARDT, from the coding sequence ATGCGCCATCCCACCTGCTGGGGTCACAGACCAGCTGTGATGGGTGTGATCAACCTCACCCCAGACTCCTTCAGTGATGGAGGCCGTTTCAACGGTGAGGATCTGGCCACAAGAGAAGCCGACCGACAGATCCGTGATGGAGCCGATGTGCTCGATCTTGGTGCTCAAAGCACCCGACCTGGGGCCGAAGAGGTGGGTGCTGAAGAGGAACTGAGACGTCTGATCCCCTGCCTCAAAGCGATCAGACTCGCCCATCCAAATATCATCATTTCCGTCGACACGTTCCTGGCTGCTGTGGCCTCAGCGGCACTCGATGCGGGTGCCGACTGGATCAATGATGTCAGCGGAGGCCGCCGCGATTCAGCCATGCTTCCGCTCATTGCTGAAGCAGGCTGTCCTTACGTGTTGATGCACAGCCGGGGAAACAGCGCAACGATGGACTCTTGCACCAATTACGGCAAGGAGGGTGTGGTGAATGCAGTCCAGCGAGAACTGCGGGAAACCACCAAACTGGCCTGCCAACAAGGAGTGAAGCATGCCCAACTGATTTGGGATCCAGGGCTGGGATTTGCGAAAGACAATGAACAGAATCTGGAACTAATCCGCCGGCTCGAAGAACTCCAATACGATGGCATTCCTTTGTTGCTGGGCCCATCTCGAAAACGCTTCATCGGCGCGGTCTTGAATCAACCCAAGCCCAAAGCAAGAATCTGGGGGACTGCTGCAGTCTGCGCACGTGCCCAGGCCGCAGGCGTGCATGTCTTGCGAGTGCACGATGTTGGACCGATCCATCAGATGCTGACCATGGGGGAAGCCGTAGCCCGAGACACCTGA
- a CDS encoding thiol-disulfide oxidoreductase DCC family protein: MTSEHALTLLYDGGCPLCVREVNFLRRKDQKEVMQFVDINATDYCPESWGGITYRQAMARIHAIDADGKVLKDVAVFRAAYRLIGLGWIYAPTTWPFVSPIVDWLYSLWARYRLPITKRPSLDKLCTERCERAGT; encoded by the coding sequence ATGACATCAGAGCATGCCCTAACCCTTCTCTACGACGGCGGCTGCCCACTCTGTGTCAGAGAAGTGAACTTTCTCCGCCGAAAGGATCAAAAGGAAGTGATGCAATTTGTGGATATCAATGCCACGGATTACTGTCCTGAATCATGGGGTGGAATCACCTATCGCCAAGCCATGGCAAGGATTCATGCCATCGATGCCGACGGGAAAGTTCTTAAGGATGTGGCTGTGTTTCGCGCTGCTTACCGCTTGATTGGTCTCGGCTGGATTTATGCACCCACAACATGGCCTTTCGTCAGTCCGATCGTGGATTGGTTGTATTCACTTTGGGCACGCTATCGACTGCCGATCACCAAAAGACCATCCTTGGACAAATTATGCACTGAGCGATGTGAACGCGCTGGGACTTGA
- a CDS encoding magnesium chelatase subunit H yields the protein MFTQVRSADRRVAPVEGQNHKSVMKAVYVVLEPQYQNSLTQAAIALNAAEGDLGIDLCGYLIEELRDPDNYENFKRDISEADVFIASLIFIEDLAQKVVEAVTPHRDRLKAAVVFPSMPEVMRLNKLGSFSMAQLGQSKSAIAGFMKKRKEAGGAGFQDAMLKLLNTLPTVLKYLPVEKAQDARSFMLSFQYWLGGTPDNLRNFLLMLADKYVFPPAEGEERSAMVVAEPEVFPDLGIWHPLAPNMFEDLKEYLNWTSSRTDLSDEARQGPVIGLVLQRSHIVTGDDAHYVAVIQELEFRGARVIPIFCGGLDFSKPVNAFFFDPLNPEQPLVDGIVSLTGFALVGGPARQDHPKAIESLKKLNRPYMVALPLVFQTTQEWEDSDLGLHPVQVALQIAIPELDGAIEPIVLSGRDDATGKAHTLQDRVDAIAERAIRWSSLRIKPRQQKKLAITVFSFPPDKGNVGTAAYLDVFGSIHRVLEEMKAKGYDIQDLPRDSKTLMEAVINDPEAMQGAPELSIAHRMSVEEYERLTPYSERLEENWGKPPGNLNSDGQNLLIYGRHFGNVFVGVQPTFGYEGDPMRLLYSRSASPHHGFAAYYTYLEKVWGADAVLHFGTHGSLEFMPGKQMGMSETCYPDSLIGSLPNLYYYAANNPSEATIAKRRGYASTISYLTPPAENAGLYKGLKELGELVGSYQQLREGGRGVQIVNTIVETARLCNLDKDVDLPEDDAASLDLEGRDALVGAVYRQLMEIESRLLPCGLHTIGKPPTAEEAVATLVNIAALEREEEGLRSLPGLLAEAMGRTIDAIYRGNDEGVLADVELNRTITETSRAAIGSMVRSLTGLDGRVNMRGNFGWLLDLLTKFGLKLPTPWLRACCGAGFTSIDSTELDKLFAYLRFCLEQICADMEMESLLRALDGEYVLPGPGGDPIRNPGVLPSGKNIHALDPQAIPTRAAVAAAKGVVDKLIERQREEQGAWPETIACVLWGTDNIKTYGESLAQILWFVGVKPMADSVGRVNKLELIPLEELGRPRIDVVVNCSGVFRDLFINQMALIDQAVKMAAEADEPLEQNFVRRHALEQAEKEGTSLRDAACRVFSNASGSYSSNVNLAVENSTWEEEGELQEMYLSRKTFAFNADNPGEMNQKRDVFENVMKTADVTFQNLDSAEISLTDVSHYFDSDPTKLIKGLRDDGKAPTSYIADTTTANAQVRSLSETIRLDSRTKLLNPKWYEGMLDSGYEGVREVAKRLNFTLGWSATSGAVDNFVYEEANETFINDPEMRKRLLELNPHSFRRIVGTLLEVNGRGYWETSDENIQQLQELYQEVEDRIEGVTTPA from the coding sequence ATGTTCACACAGGTCCGCTCCGCTGATCGTCGCGTTGCTCCTGTGGAGGGTCAAAACCACAAGTCCGTGATGAAGGCGGTTTACGTGGTTCTGGAACCTCAGTACCAAAACTCACTCACCCAGGCCGCCATTGCTCTCAACGCGGCTGAAGGAGACCTTGGAATTGATCTCTGCGGCTATTTGATCGAGGAACTGCGCGATCCCGATAATTACGAAAATTTCAAGCGTGATATCAGCGAGGCCGATGTCTTCATCGCTTCCCTCATTTTCATTGAGGATCTTGCTCAGAAGGTCGTTGAGGCTGTAACCCCCCACCGCGACCGTCTCAAGGCAGCTGTGGTGTTCCCCTCGATGCCCGAGGTGATGCGCCTGAACAAGCTCGGCTCCTTTTCAATGGCGCAGCTTGGGCAAAGCAAAAGTGCCATTGCCGGTTTCATGAAAAAGCGGAAGGAAGCCGGGGGGGCAGGCTTTCAGGACGCCATGCTCAAGCTTCTCAACACGCTTCCCACTGTTCTCAAGTACCTGCCGGTGGAGAAAGCGCAGGATGCCAGGAGCTTCATGCTCAGCTTCCAGTACTGGTTAGGGGGAACTCCCGACAATCTCAGGAATTTCTTGCTGATGCTGGCCGACAAGTATGTCTTTCCGCCTGCTGAAGGTGAGGAACGTTCAGCCATGGTGGTGGCGGAGCCAGAGGTCTTCCCTGACCTGGGGATTTGGCATCCCCTTGCGCCCAACATGTTTGAGGATCTCAAGGAATATCTGAATTGGACGTCAAGCCGAACCGATCTTTCCGATGAAGCCCGTCAAGGGCCAGTGATTGGTCTGGTGCTGCAGCGCAGCCACATCGTGACGGGTGATGACGCGCACTATGTAGCGGTCATTCAGGAGCTTGAGTTCCGTGGTGCTCGGGTGATCCCGATCTTCTGCGGCGGTCTCGACTTCTCCAAGCCCGTCAACGCCTTCTTCTTTGATCCGCTGAATCCAGAACAGCCATTGGTTGATGGCATCGTGTCGCTGACTGGTTTCGCACTGGTTGGTGGACCGGCTCGCCAAGACCACCCCAAGGCAATCGAGTCCCTTAAGAAGCTCAATCGCCCCTACATGGTGGCCTTGCCATTGGTCTTCCAGACCACCCAGGAATGGGAGGACAGCGATCTCGGCCTTCACCCCGTGCAAGTGGCACTGCAGATTGCGATTCCAGAGCTGGATGGTGCCATTGAACCCATTGTTCTGTCCGGCCGTGATGATGCAACTGGAAAAGCCCATACCCTTCAAGATCGGGTCGATGCCATTGCCGAACGGGCGATTCGCTGGTCATCCTTGCGAATCAAGCCGCGTCAGCAGAAAAAGTTAGCAATCACCGTTTTCAGCTTTCCTCCGGACAAGGGAAATGTGGGAACAGCGGCCTATCTCGATGTATTCGGATCCATTCATCGTGTTCTCGAAGAAATGAAGGCGAAGGGATACGACATTCAGGATCTTCCGCGTGATTCCAAAACTTTGATGGAAGCGGTGATCAATGACCCTGAAGCGATGCAGGGAGCACCGGAGCTTTCGATCGCCCATCGCATGAGTGTGGAGGAGTACGAGCGGCTGACCCCTTACTCCGAGCGTTTGGAGGAGAACTGGGGAAAACCTCCTGGAAATCTCAACAGCGATGGGCAAAACCTGCTGATTTACGGCCGTCATTTTGGCAATGTGTTTGTTGGTGTGCAGCCCACATTTGGTTACGAAGGCGATCCAATGCGCCTTCTCTATTCCCGTAGTGCGAGCCCTCACCATGGCTTCGCCGCTTATTACACCTACCTCGAGAAAGTGTGGGGGGCTGATGCCGTTCTCCACTTTGGTACCCACGGGTCACTTGAGTTCATGCCCGGCAAGCAGATGGGCATGAGTGAAACCTGTTATCCAGATTCATTGATTGGCTCTTTGCCGAATCTGTACTACTACGCAGCAAACAATCCTTCTGAGGCCACGATCGCCAAACGCCGCGGCTACGCGTCCACGATCAGCTACCTCACGCCACCAGCAGAGAATGCCGGCCTTTACAAGGGCCTCAAAGAGCTTGGTGAACTCGTCGGTTCTTATCAGCAATTGCGCGAGGGCGGTCGCGGCGTTCAGATCGTGAACACGATTGTTGAAACGGCCCGTCTGTGCAATTTGGATAAGGATGTTGACCTTCCTGAGGACGATGCTGCCTCTCTTGATCTCGAGGGTCGGGATGCTCTGGTTGGCGCTGTTTACCGCCAATTGATGGAGATTGAAAGTCGTCTTCTCCCCTGCGGTCTCCATACCATCGGCAAGCCCCCCACGGCTGAAGAGGCTGTCGCAACCTTGGTCAATATCGCAGCGCTGGAGCGTGAGGAGGAAGGTCTTCGCTCACTCCCAGGGCTTCTCGCTGAAGCGATGGGACGCACCATCGACGCTATTTATCGAGGGAATGATGAGGGCGTTCTTGCTGATGTTGAACTGAATCGGACGATCACTGAAACATCCCGGGCTGCCATCGGCTCCATGGTTCGTTCCCTGACCGGTCTTGATGGCAGGGTGAACATGCGCGGCAACTTCGGTTGGCTTCTTGACCTCCTCACCAAGTTTGGACTGAAGCTTCCTACTCCCTGGCTGAGGGCATGCTGTGGAGCTGGTTTCACCAGCATTGATTCCACCGAGCTCGACAAGCTTTTTGCGTACCTGCGTTTTTGCCTTGAGCAAATTTGCGCGGATATGGAGATGGAAAGTTTGTTGCGGGCGCTTGATGGTGAATATGTGCTTCCAGGGCCAGGCGGAGATCCCATCCGCAACCCCGGTGTTCTTCCTAGCGGCAAAAACATTCACGCCCTTGATCCCCAAGCTATTCCTACCCGAGCAGCAGTTGCTGCAGCGAAGGGTGTGGTCGATAAGTTGATTGAGCGTCAGCGTGAAGAGCAAGGCGCTTGGCCAGAAACCATTGCCTGTGTTCTTTGGGGTACAGACAATATCAAGACCTATGGTGAGTCTCTTGCTCAGATCCTCTGGTTTGTTGGCGTTAAGCCGATGGCTGATTCTGTCGGCCGCGTCAACAAGCTCGAGTTGATTCCCCTTGAAGAGTTGGGTCGTCCTCGGATTGATGTGGTGGTGAATTGCTCTGGTGTGTTCCGTGACCTGTTCATCAACCAGATGGCCTTAATTGACCAGGCTGTGAAAATGGCGGCTGAAGCTGATGAACCTCTAGAGCAGAATTTTGTGCGTCGCCATGCTCTTGAACAGGCCGAAAAAGAAGGTACAAGCCTTCGTGATGCGGCTTGCAGGGTGTTCTCGAACGCTAGTGGTAGCTACAGTTCAAACGTCAATCTCGCTGTAGAAAATAGCACCTGGGAGGAAGAAGGTGAGTTGCAGGAGATGTACCTCTCCCGCAAAACGTTTGCATTCAATGCGGACAATCCTGGTGAGATGAACCAGAAGCGTGATGTGTTTGAGAACGTCATGAAAACTGCTGACGTTACCTTCCAGAATCTTGATTCGGCAGAGATTTCGCTGACGGATGTGAGTCATTATTTCGACAGTGATCCCACCAAGCTCATTAAGGGCTTGCGGGATGATGGCAAAGCTCCAACCAGCTACATCGCTGACACCACAACAGCCAATGCTCAAGTGCGCTCCTTGAGTGAGACGATTCGTCTGGATTCTCGGACCAAGCTTCTTAATCCCAAGTGGTACGAAGGCATGCTCGATTCCGGTTATGAGGGCGTTCGCGAAGTGGCTAAGCGTCTCAACTTCACGCTCGGTTGGAGTGCTACCAGTGGCGCGGTTGACAACTTCGTATACGAGGAAGCCAACGAAACTTTCATCAATGATCCGGAGATGCGGAAACGTCTCTTGGAGTTAAATCCTCACAGTTTCCGACGCATTGTTGGAACATTGCTTGAGGTGAACGGTCGGGGATACTGGGAAACCTCTGATGAAAACATCCAGCAGCTCCAAGAGCTTTACCAGGAAGTAGAGGATCGGATTGAAGGTGTGACGACTCCAGCCTGA